From the Diadema setosum chromosome 3, eeDiaSeto1, whole genome shotgun sequence genome, the window GCACTGAGAACATGgtctgacaaaaacaaaaataagcgAGATGAATGATCCTCACTCACAAAcataacaattctattttcttACCTATATCAGTTCACATGCAGTCTGCATCACATACATATTTCTAATATGAGAGATATTTTGTTTATGTTCATTATCTGGACAACCTCATTGCtttcaaatttcacatttttatgtgaAGGTATTATTTTCTCGCTATGCTGTATGTGAAGTTTGAGATTAAcgaacaatatgaagaaaagaaaggtaattttctttgtttgattaCTGGTCAcgtctacaaaacaaaacaaaaaaacagacaaaagcAAAGAAATGCACCATAACATTATTTTACGACATAATGGTCAAATTTGCTGCCCAGATTCCACCTCTTTGTACATTAATGGCTATTAGGTTTTACGTATTCCATCCGTTAATGTTTAGGTCACAGCCGATCTCGAGTAAAATAAGGATCTAAGACTCTATGAGCTACACTCTATACTGTCACATCCGTCAATGAGGGTGATGGTCTTTGTCGAACGAAATGGCAAACATGACTTTGAGGTCACGATCCAAGTTTATGTGTTCTGTCTAAAAGAAAAGTGAAGAGAGAGAGGTAAAAACAATTTGAATGTTAGTACAGAAGACAGACACATTATTGAAaataggaaaatacatttatttttctagTGTTCAGATGATTATACAAGTAAGACCTCAGGAGATTATAGGTTGTTATTTTCACTTGTGATTATTATCAGCAAGCCATATAGAATGGTTTCAAAAATTGCACTGAAGTcgaaagttcatttttttttctccgttaTTCTTTTGAGGGAATCGTTTAACACTTTCAAGGTCATTGTCTCAAAATGGTATTGGTTCCGTACACTATGATAAAAATCGATTACGTAGATTGAGTACAGACTGGAGACGCACTTCTCCCATCCACACGGCGAGCCAGTATTAAATAAAACTTTCAAATTATAAAACCTGCGGCCCTTAGCTCTACTTTACTTTTACTTCCATGTATTTTATAATTTGCAATAGGGGACATTTTAACAAGGCTAAACACCAAAGATCCAAAcgatgaataaaaatgaatagaagAAACCAGGAAAGAGCGGGAAATAGAAGATTGAGACAAAGAGGTAAAAGTGTAACAAGATTTTAAAGCACTTCAAGGGAGTGTAGAAGGCAAggtagaaaaagagaaagaaaagttaGAAAAAAGTACAGGTAAAACGAGCAGAGAATGTAGTAGAAAAGGAAGAGTAAAAAGTCTATAGTATACCTCTTCAGAAGattataattttctttcttttcatcaccGCGATCGCATAGGTCGTCATCGATATGAAGAACGCCGTTAAAAGCAAGGCGTACGTGGTCGACAACTTCTGAAGAACTCCTCGATGAAGACAAGCAGTTGGATCTGTATGACCAAACCAAAATAATGACCGTAATGTTTTGACAAAGAGCAATTAATGGAATAATCGAAGGTAAACGATCAAGGCTCAGACCATCATTAAACACACGTCTTGTCATAAACTTTATCTACATCATTTAATGTCATTTTAAGAacataatcaaaatgtattCAATATGATGAGAGTGAAACATAATTACGTCAATTCTTTAAACAAATTGAATTAATTTTATTAAAATGTTAAGATATAGATTTGGATAATCGGGAATAGTGATGAAATACATTATCTAACATGCAGGTGAAAGTCCAACATTAGACAAAATTGGAGCTATCATCGACAGGTTGTATCATTTCATATTACACATTTTTTATGGTCTTTAGCTTGCTCTATCAAAGCCCAGAGGCGAATGAAATCATTGCGTCAAAAGTAGATTAACCTCTCTCCAAGCAGTACTCGAGACTGGTGTAGGTCCAACCAATCCCGTTTGTCCCCGAGCACGTGACATTGATGCACTTCTTGTGTGGGCGTGGTCTGAAGAGAGTCGAGGGACTGTTGGACGAGGAGAGTGTGGTGTTGTCGACTCCGATGGTGTATGTGTGAAGGTGTGGGGCGGGCTGGTCCTCGGGACTAACATGACACGTGATAACGAGAATTACCTGGTTTCCTTCTTCATTGATCTCCTGGGTCTCGATGGAGAGGATGTTTCTCGCTGGGGGCGCTTGATCTAAACatgcaaaaaaatgaaataatgtcttttgtcgtttgtttgtttgcttgtttctttctttctttctttctttctttctttctttcttttacttaTGATTAATTGCGGTACCTGACATATTTAGAAATACAAATATTGGGAAGTGGTGCAATGCATCTGAAGAGAATACCCGCCCGATCATAAATCATAAAATGAGCCATGGAAATAATGTCCATGAAAACCAATTATGCATTCAAGCGACCTTCAActactgaaagaaaaaagaaaatatcttgcATTATCGCTATTAGATCGATTGAAATTTAAACGTATTGATCGATAGGTTtaggataaaaacaaaaagatatcaaaaaaaattaatgaatataatCTATAGTGCCacaactttttttcttgtattttgttctttttttttttatttcacacgGCAACATGTACTAATGTGTATCCTTAATCAACTTGGAAGAATCAACGATAAAGGTGCTacccttatcattatcatttttttacaGAACTGGTGTATGTAGATGATAAAGATGGATAAATCTTCAAACGACTTTTCTGTCTCGCGAATATAACAATACGTAAGAGAAAGTGGTTATTATGTAGATTTGGTGAGAGAATGTGTGTATGAACTCAAATGGACTTTTCCTTGCAATGGTCTCAAGAGATTTTGCATAACATAATAATTCTATGGAAAATTTTATCATCTTACCGTCGCTTCTTGGACAGTAAGTCTTTGTCGTGTTCGTCCTACCAATGTCGTTGATACCGGTACAGGAGATTTCAACGCATTCTCTCGGAATGGACTCAAGGATCAAGGAAGGGGAGTTTGAAGCTgattcgatgacgtcattcacTGCAATCTCGTAAGTTTCTATTGGTGGAAACGGCTCGTCACGTGGGTCGACGTGACACATGATCCTGAGGCCATCGGTTTCTTGTCCGTCCTCGTTGTCGACGATCTTGATCAAGATGATATTGTCTGCTGGAGGGTCTGTCACGTGACAAGGATAAAATGTAAACAGATTATAACTCATTCTAATGTTCACAATTCAGGCAGAAACATCgacaaaataaatgacatgTTAAAAAAGTAGGACTTACTTTAACACAATTTCTTTCAGGAGTATGTTATGAGTCTTCACACTAAAATGTTACAGGCAGGTGTTCATATaatatgaaggggtcggtgcaatatagtgctaacccacaaaattgtcattttgagataatcgctgttgaacgTTTGGAAaatccatacattgtacattttttaccatcttattggttgaattcaaatatgatattttcacggaggttagagtgaaggataaggattatgaaaatgcatgtaactcatttttgacagaagtgtgggttagcactatattgcaccgaccccttcatatcTTCAAACGAATGAGAGCAAATAATGCTTATCAGGCATAAGAATGACACATACatgccaaaattttcttatcagCTAACGAGCAGTCAGTATTATTTTGGTGCACTGGGGGTGTCATGTGTGTCTTCATACTAATTCCCAGCGTTCGTATTTTTGACACAATTTTTGTTTGAGTTTATTGTAAGAAATACCCTTGGatatttctcttctcttttttatagtAAAAGGATCAAGATTACTATCCCTAAGTGCATATGTGTATTTTTACGATGCTGCAGAGATTTAAGGTGATTGCGTTTGATTAGCCctatttcaaaaattaaacataattaagACTTAAAACTTTCAGGATATGTAGCCCACAAATATGAAAGAtactggaaataaaatcatatgaaaccttacatttttcatgtatattttgaacaatttgccttaaAAATTGACCATTTTAGGACACTAAATTTGTGACATGATTAGTGCCCCTAAGATCAAATGCATCATACTCAACTACATTATATGTTTTTATGAGTGTTTTTGATTATTTATTCCAGAACATGCCTATTTGGAATGACAtgtaaaaactagaaatgtcgctacggcaactggtgtatgcctccgccataatgcatggttgtCCTAATACAAatgtaggtctatagtacaatgtcttgacaatgtgatgaaagtttcacacaactggcaaaatattaaaatgacaggtttgccacaaatgtgctgaatgttcactttcctagaactaggttcaattggatgaatgattaaaacgtcagagtgcaggtatttgggggaactgatgatttttacttgacttttgacccttttataagtttacgcattgagtaattttcaaggtattgagaacaagtataatttcagtatcaaatggtaaaacagtattatctaaacctggcctttgacctttgacctcacagttccaaagagaatcactgttaggtagaacatgcataaatatgtaagtttcatgataataccttgagttacttttgagatatggaggaagaagtgcaatttagcactttcacttgacctttgacgttttgaccattgaccttttggtaagaaacttcccacaaaatatattttgggttacacatgcatacatcaagttttaaaaaaatccttcaggcattgcataaatataaggaaagtagtgatattttgaggagttgaccttgacctttgaccccctgacctttgacccatggcCCCCAACtttcctagataatcactgcccatcggtacatgcatatatactaaagttccatgaagataccttgaaccatttgcgagatatggagaaaaacatgaaatttcaaccttttttcacaaaataacctgtgaccttagacctttgaccccgtgaccctaaaattcaaacatagtattatccccccaggatataccctcataccaagtttgatgcgaaaccacctcacggttcttgagatatcgacaaaaacaaaacgggacggacgtacggacggacggacggacgacccgaaaacataatgcctccggccacttcgttggcggaggaaTAAAGATTATGTTTATAAACCTTGTTCATTCCTAAAATGCCATCATAAACAGTGCGTAACGCGTGTTACGCTTGGTGTCCGCGCGACAACCGTTACGCAGTGATCCTATAGAAAAGGTCGATCGGAATTCTGAAATCAATGCATTTTTGCTGTTTTAATGACCTCAATGGGgggatgaaaaatatgcaacTTTTGTTCCAAAATATTCATATCTTTGTGTCAAAATTAACAATAGTagatcagcatttttttttttttttgtgtccaATGAAACCACCGTTACACATGAAGATttgatcttttattttgtacatttccaaTACTATTTACTGGCCTTTATGGTTTTCCTGAGTTTCTTTCCAGGATAGGTATCcgaaagaaaagaatataaattatatataatatttggGAAGAATCTATTTGCCTCTTTCTCTTTGATGTCCAACCGCGACGCGCGTTGCGACACGCGTTCTTATGCATATTTGGAAAATGCCTAACATAAGTACAAACAGTAAAATTCTGCAATGTTATCACAATACATTAGTTACATT encodes:
- the LOC140226475 gene encoding uncharacterized protein, translating into MRNAHVVCRDLGYSSASASYRSAHFGQGSGPIWVNLALCDGTENSLVHCFRLPWGCHASYCTHSKDAGVRCEGDRSDNAVNESVTSGLDYRINRYTYYNVSSELTFTPTKADNEGVLQCRLIGSERSRTLEVQHPPADNIILIKIVDNEDGQETDGLRIMCHVDPRDEPFPPIETYEIAVNDVIESASNSPSLILESIPRECVEISCTGINDIGRTNTTKTYCPRSDDQAPPARNILSIETQEINEEGNQVILVITCHVSPEDQPAPHLHTYTIGVDNTTLSSSNSPSTLFRPRPHKKCINVTCSGTNGIGWTYTSLEYCLERDPTACLHRGVLQKLSTTYALLLTAFFISMTTYAIAVMKRKKIIIF